The Phycisphaerales bacterium genome segment GATCGAGCTGCTGCGGCTGCTCTCGCCGCCTGAGAGCCGGCCGGACCTGTGCGTCGTGGGCGATGACGACCAGGCGATCTACCGCTTCCGCGGCGCCGACGAGCAGGCGTTCCGGCGCTTCGAGACCATCTGGCCGGGGCCCAAGGTGGTGCCGCTGACGGAGAACTACCGCAGCCAGCCGGCGATCATCGCGGTCGGCAACGCGGTGATCGGGCGGGCGCAGTCGCGCTTCCGCCCCGACAAGACGATCGTGTTCCCCGAGAAGAAGGTGGCACTGCCTGCTGACCAGTGCGGCGTTGAGTGCGTGCGTCTCGAAGAGGAGTTCCAGGACGCGGAGGTGATCGCTGCGATGATCACCGGCGACCGCACCGCCACGGCCCTGGCGGGCCAGACGCGTGCGTGGAACCGCTACGCGGTGATCGCCCGCGGGCACGGCGATCTGGACCGCGTGGCCGCGGCGCTGCGGCTGGAGGGCGTCCCGTACGAGCGCGTGAAGGAGCGGTCGATCCTCGATGACGCGGGCGTGGAGGATGTGCTCGCGTGGGTGGAGTGGCTGATCAACCCCGAGGCCTCGTGGGCGGCGCGCCGTGTGCTGGCCAGGCCGCCGTACGGCGTGCCCGCGGAGGCCGCGCTCTCGTGGGAGCTGGAGTACAAGGGGCAGGCGTCGCAGTGGGGGGCGGGGCGCGAGGGCGTTGAGGAGCCCGGGCGGTTCGACGAGTGGCTGAAGGTGCGGGCGGTGGAGTACCCGGCCGTGGCGCGGGCGGTTGAGCTCTACCAGCGGCTGATGACAGAGGTGGGGTCGATGCGCGGCGACGAGGCGGTGTTCCGCGTGATCACCGCGACCGACGCCGCGCACGCGGAGCTGCTGCCGGGGCGGGACCGGGCGGAGCGGGTGGCGGCGCTGGTAGCACTCATCGGGCTCGCGCGCGACAAGCAGCACCGCTTGGAGCCGCCGGGGGACCTGGCGGAGTTCTGGCGGTACCTCGAGGAGCTGCGTTCGGCCGCCGGCGCCATCCCCGCGGTCGAGGGCATGTCGTCGGTGTCCGAAACCCCCGCGACGCTGGACGAGGACGAGACCGCCGGCGGCGTGCAGCTGCTGACGGCGCACTCATCCAAGGGGCTGGAGTTCGACACGGTGTTTGTGCCGCGGGTGAAGGCGCCCTACGGCTTCCCGTGCTTGCGGAGCGACAGCGGGTGGGAGCCGCCGGAGGGGCTGTTCGACAGCCTCGACCCGCGGACGGAGGCCGAGCGCTGCGCGGATGAGGAGCGGCGGCTGTTCTACGTCGCGTGCACGCGGGCGGAGCGGCGGCTGGTGCTGCTGAGCAAGCCCAACAAGACGGTCACCAAGACGGTGAACTACTTCGACGAGCTGACGCGGACACCGGGGACGCCGGTGTCGGTGCACGAGGCACGCCACATCCTGGAAGAGGCCGCGGCCCGGGGCGGGGTGCCGGCGTCGGCGATCGAGGTCGCGGGGCTGGACTTCAAGGGTCGGGCGGCGGCGCGTCAGGCGGGGGAGCGGGCGCGGCGCGAGGCACGGCTGGCGGCGGCTCGGGCGCTGGAACTGGTGGACCGCGGCGACGTCACGCCCGAGCAGGTGACGAAGGCGGCGGAGATGCTCAAGGGCGCGGCCGAGCAGATTGCCCTCACGGCCGCGACGCAGGCGGCGGGGCAGGCCCCCGCGTGGCTGCTCAAGCAGCGCCCGGACCTTCGGCCCATGGGCGAGCGGCTGGCTCGGCTGATGAAGGAGGAGAACGCGGCGGATGTATCGCCCGAGTCGCTGCTGGTGAAGGCGATGCCGGCGCCGCTGCACCTCTCGTACACGACGATTTACGAGTACCACAACTGCGCGCGGTGCTGGTACCTGGGGCGGGTGCTGCGGCTGCCGCAGCCGTACTCGGACGACGCGAACCTGGGCACCGTGGCGCACGCGGCCCTCAAGACCTTCTACGACCGCTGGGCCAAGGCCGACGCCGAGGGGCTGCCGCGTCCGGGAGCGGAGCAGCTGGTGACGCTCGCGCGCGAGACGTTCATCGCGACGCTGGGTTCGCGACAGGTGGTGGATAACGAGGCGCTGGAGCAGCTCTCGGCCCAGATGCGGCTGCTGATGGCCAACCTGCACCACGATGGGGCGCAGGTGCTGGAGACCGAGCGGTCCATCGACTTCGATTACGAGGTCGACGGCGTCGCCCACCGCTTCACGGCCAAGCTCGACCGCATCGACCTGCTGCCCGATGGCGGTGTGCGCGTGATCGACTACAAGACGGGCTACGCGTCGCAGCGGTACCTCGCGCCCAAGAAGGACGATCTTCAGATGGGCATCTACGCACTCGCCCTGAAGCTGGCCAAGGGTCTGGGGTGGGCCGATGGGGGCGATGTTCGGGGGGTGGCGGAATACTGGTGCCTTTCGACCGGCGAGCGGGGAACAATCTCCTTCGCCGAGTTGGACGAGGCGAAGGTGCGGGCGCAGATCGACAAGGCGGCCCGCGGGATGCTGAAGGGTGAGTTCCCGTGCGGGGATGGGTGCGGGGGGCCGTGCACGCTGTTTGGGAGTTGATGGCCCGCGAGCCGTCGCATGAGTGATGATGTGAGTGGTTGACAGTGTTGGTTGACGCGTGCATTGCGCACGCGAAGGAGAATGTGGATGTACACGTACGCCCCCGTGCCCGCGATCGTGGTGTCGCTGGCGGCCTTTACCTCTGCCTTTGCGCAGGAGCTGCCCACCGACCCGCGGCTGGTCACGGGCAAGCTCGAGAATGGCCTGACCTACATCATCCGCCCGCACGACGTGCCCAAGGGTCGGGTCGAGCTTCAGATCCACTTCGCGACCGGCTCGATGAACGAGACAGACCGGCAGCGCGGCATTGCCCACTTCGTCGAGCACATGGCGTTCAATGGGTCCAAGAACTTCGAGCCCGGCTCGCTGGTGCCGCTGTTCCAGTCGATGGGCCTGCAGTTCGGGCGCGACCAGAACGCGTACACCAACATGACCGAGACGGTGTACCAGCTGTCGATGCCGGAGAACAACCCGGAGCTGATCGCCAAGGGCCTGCTGTTCTTCTCGGATGTGACCGGGCGGCTGAGCATGCTGCCGGAGGAGATCGAGAACGAGCGGAAGATCATCCTGGAGGAGCGCACCAGCCGCCTGGGCGGCATGCAGCGCGTGCGCGATTACGTGATGGACCGCATCGTGCCCGGTTCGCTCATCGGCAAGCGGCTGACCATCGGCACGGCCGAGACGATCAAGAGCGTCAACCAGCAGGACTTCAAGGACTACTGGGGCACGTACTACGGCGCGGGGAACGCGACGCTGGTGGTGGTGGGTGACGTGAAGCCCGACGAGATCAAGCCGATGATCGAGAAGGCTTTCGGCGACCTGCCCAAGACCGGCAAGCCCGCGCGCCAGGACATGAAGGTCAAGCCCGCGGACAAGCCGTACGCGATCGTGGCGAGCGACAAGGAGATCACCTCTGGCAGCGTGAGCATCTCGCGCGTGGACCTGCCGAAGAAGGCGCCGCGCACCGTCGCCGAGTACCGCGCGGACCTGGTGGAGGCGATGGCCGCGTCGTGCTTCAACTCGCGGATGACCGACAAGGTGTCGCGTGGGGGGACGAGCTACCTGCGGCTGAGCGCCTCCATGAGCGATCAGGCCCACATGCTGCGGGAGTGCGGGGTGGACGCCACCTGCGAGCCGGCGAAGTGGAAGGGGGCCCTGAGCGACGCGGCATTGGAGCTGCAGCGGGCCCGCAAGTTCGGCTTCACCGAGCGCGAGCTGGCGAATGTCAAGAAGCGGATGATGAGCAGCGCTGAGCGGGCCGTGCAGACCGAGAGCACGACGCCCTCGCGGGGCGTGATCCAGGGGATTATCAGTGACATCGGGCGAGAGGGCGTGACGATGTCGGCCGAGCAGGAGCTGAACCTGCTGAAGGAGATCCTGCCGAGCATCACGCTGGCGGAGGTCTCGTCGCACTTCGCGAAGGAGATGGAGCCCAGGAACGCCGCGTTCGTGGTGACGCTGCCTGCGTCGGCCGATGTGCCCACGGAGGAGCAGGTGCTGGCCCTGGGCCTCAAGGCCCTGACGGTGGAGCCCACGCCGGAGAAGGAGATCGCGCGGGCGGAGAAGCTGATCGACAAGCTGCCCGAGGGCGGGAAGGTGGCCGAGAGCGCCGTGCACGAGGGCGCAGGCGTGTGGAACGCCTGGCTGAGCAACGGCGTGCGCGTGCACCACAAGTTCATGGATGAGCGCAAGGACTCGGTGACGATCTCGATCTCGCTCTACGGCGGCGAGCTGCTGGAGACGGCGGAGAACCGCGGCATCACCAACGCCGCGGCGGTGGCGTTCAACTCTCCGGCCACTGGCAAGCTGACCTCGTCGGACATTCGCGAGCTGATGACCGGGAAGAAGGTCATCGTGGGCGGCGGCGGCGGGGGCGGCGGTCGTCGAGGTGGGGGCGGGAGCCTGACCGAGGGCGTGAAGCTCATTGTTTCCGGCAGCCCCGAGGACCTGGAGAGCGGCATGCAGCTCGCGTACCTGATGCTGACGGACCCCAAGGTGGAGGAGGCGGCCTTCAGCCGCTGGAAGACGCAGACGATCCAGGGCATCGAGGCTTCCAACAAGAACCCCGCGTCGTTCGCAGCCCGGGTGCGGGCGCGGACGGTGTACCCCGAAAGCGAGGTGCGCCTCCAGCCCGAGACTGTCGAGCAGATCCAGCGGATCGATCTGCCCGCGGCCCAAGCGTGGCTGAAGAAGCTGGTCACGACTTCACCGATCGAGGTGACGATTGTCGGTGATCTGAGCCGCGAGCGGGCGGAGGAACTGGTGGCCAAGTACCTTGGCTCGCTGCCTAAGCGGGAGCGGGTGAGCCCGAGCCTGTACGCCAAGGAGCGGAAGATCGAGCGGCCCAAGGGCGAGCGCAAGACTCAGGCGACGGTCGCGAGCGAGACCGAGCAGGCGTACGTGATGTGCGGGTTCTACGGGCCCAACCTGACGGACGTGGAGGACGTGCGGGCGCTGGCGCTCGCGTCGCGGATCCTCTCGACACGCATGGTGAAGGAGATCCGCGAGAAGGAGCAGCTGGTGTACGGCATCGGCACGTCGGCGAGCCCCGCGAGCACCATCCCGGGCTTCGGGCTGGTGCAGGCCGGCGCCACGACCGACCCTGAGAAGGTGGATGCGCTGGTGGCGAAGGTTAACGCGATGTTCGCGGAGTTTGCAAAGGAAGGCCCGACCGACGAGGAGATGACCGTCGCCAAGAACCAGATCGCCAAGACTTACGAGGACCAGGTGATCCAGCCGCAGTACTGGCAGGGGCGGCTGGACCAGATCGACTTCAAGGGCGTGAAGATCGACGACGTGCTGACCGAGGCCGCGGCGATCGAGGCGCTCACGAACGAGCAGGTGAAGGCGGCGTTCGCGAAGTACTACAAGCCCGACGCGGCGGTGGTCGTCACCGTGAAGCCCGAGGGCGGGGCGAAGAAGGACGGCGGGAAGAAGGACGAGAAGACGCCGGTCTCGGCGGCGCCTGCCAAGAACTGATCAGGATGAATGAGCGTCCAAGGGCCCGGGGCAGCTCCCGGGCCCTTTTGCTTGGGTAGCCCCTCTCTCCGAGACGGGAGGATGAACACCCGTCTCGGAAAGACGGGGTACCCATCAGAAGCGGTAACGCACGCCTCGCCGATCCCAATAAACTGACGGGATGGACCAGCGGCGGGAATCCCGTGGGCTTTCGTGGGCCGGCGCATTCGCGCTGGCGGCGCTGATCCTCTACCCCCTGGCGGTCTCGCTGCCGGTGATGCAGCTGCGCAAGCTGGGGCATGTGCGCGACGTGACGGTGTGGTCGGGGGCGGTGGAACTGCTGGGCAGCGGGCACACGGCCGTAGGTGTGCTGGTGTTCCTGTGCTCGATCGTGATCCCGCTGATGAAGCTGCTGGGCATCTTCCTGCTGGGCTTTGAGTCGCCCTGGCGCGGGCGCGGGCACCAGCGGCTGCGCACGCACCGCGTGATCGACTGGGTCGGGCGGTGGGGCATGCTGGATGTGCTGCTGGTGGCGGTGCTGGTCGCGGCCATCAAGCTGGGCAGCTGGGCGGACATCTCGCCGGGGCCCGGCGTGATCGCGTTCGCCAGCGTGGTGGTGCTGAGCCTGCTGGCCTCGGCCGTGTTTGATGTTCCCCGGGCGCAGGCGACCGTCGCGCGCGGGCTGGAGGGCGGGGCATGAAGACGGAGTCCTCGGCGACGGTGGTGGTAGCGGCGCCCGCGCCATCGCAGGTGGCGCTCGCGCGGTCGGCTGAGGCGGGTGCGTGCGAGGCGAAGCCGGTCTCTCGCGGCGGGTGGCGGTGGCTGCCGTGGGTGGTGCCGCTGGTGGCGGTGGTCGCCGCGGGGCTGCTGGCGTGGCAGGTGATGGCGGGGCGTGGGCCGCTGATCGCGATCGACTTCGATCGCGGCGAGGGGCTGGCGGCGGGCGACCCGGTGACATTCCGCGGCGTGCGCGTCGGTGAAGTCCGAGCGGTCACGCTCTCGCCCGACCTGACGAAGGTGCGAGTCGAGGCCCGCCTGCGGAAGGACGCGGCGGGGCTGGCGGTGGAGGGCAGCCAGTTCTGGGTGGTGCGGCCTGAGATTTCTGCCGCGCGGGTAAGCGGGCTGGATGCCCTGCTGGGGCCGCGGTACGTGGAGTGCCTGCCGGGCCAGGGCGCGCGGGCGACGCGGTTCACGGGCCTGGCGAGCCCGCCGGCCCGCACCATCGCGACCGACGGTGCGCTGCTGGTGGTGGTAGAGACCTCCGACCGTGCGTCGCTCTCGGTGGACTCGCCCGTGACCTACCGCGGCGTGCGTGTGGGTGCGGTGAAGTCGATGGCGCTCTCGGCCAACGCCCGCGTGGTGGAGGTGACACTGGCGATCGAGCCCGCGTACCGGCACCTGGTGCGGGTGAACTCGCGGTTCTGGAACGCCGGCGGGTTCAGTGTGGACTGGGGGCTGAAGGGGCCATCACTGCGCATGCCGACGATCGAGGCGGCCATCGGCGGCGGCGTGGCTTTCGCAACCCCGACGAAGGCCGGCGAGCCGGTCGTCGGCGGTGAGCGGTTCGTGCTGGCGCGAGAGGCGGAGAAGGAGTGGCTGGAGTGGGCGCCGGTGCTAGAGAGGTAAGAACCGCGACCGTAAGGGAGCGGTGGCAAACCCTGCACTCGACTAGGCAAGCGAGAAGAAACATGGCCGCGCAGCGCGGCCATATCGCTCCCTGACGGTCGCGGTTCCTACCTCACTCGAGTGCTGCGGCACCCGAGATGATCTCGGTCAGCTCGGTGGTGATCTGGGCCTGGCGAGCGCGGTTGAACTTGCGGGTGAGGGCCTTGCCCATCTTGCCCGCGTTGTCGGTCGCGGCCTTCATGGCCACCATGCGGGCCACGTGCTCAGAGACGACCGCGTCGTTGAAGGCCTGGAACAGCAGGGCCTTCACCGCGGCCGGGAGCAGGTCGTCGAGCAACTCGCCCGCGCTGGGGCTGAACTCGAAGACCTGGTTGGGGCCCTGGGCCTTATCGGCGCCGGGCTTGGCCTCGGGCGTCTGGAAGGGCAGGATCTGCATGGCGGTGGGGGTCTGGCGGCCGGCGGAGATGTACTTCATGTACACCACGCGCACCGTCGAGACCTCGCCGGACTTGAACTTGTTGATGTACTCGTCCGCGAGGGCACGCACGGCGTCGTAGCTGGGCTTGTCGCCGAACTGGTTGTGCTGCTGCGCGACGGGCACGTTGGCGAACTTGAGGAAGCCGGCGCCCTTGCGGCCGACGAGCTCGATGATCCCGTCGCGGACGCCGGGGGTGTTGCGGAGTAGGCCCATGAGCGAGCGGAGGACGGCGCCGTTGTAAGGCCCGCATAGGCCGCGGTCGCTGGTGAGGACGAGCGTCAAAGGCTTGCCGGAGCGGGCTCTACCAGAGTCGAGCAGCGGGTGCCCCATGTCGCCCAGGCCAGCGGCGAGCTCGGTGACGAGCTGGAAGAGGGCCTCGGTGTAGGGCTTGCTGGCGGTGGACGCCTGCTGGGCGCGGGCGAACTTGCTGGTGGCGATCATCTGCATCGTTTTGGTGATGCGGCGGATGTTGCCAACGGCCTTGATGCGCTTCTTGATCTCGCGGGTCTTGCCCATAGGGGCGGAAGGATAGGCGGGGGGTGGGGGGGTGGTCCGGTGCGGCCCGGCTCCCTTGCGGAGGGGGTCAGATCGGGGCGGTGAGGTCCGCTTCGATGTCTCGCGAGGCGTGCAGGACCCGGACTACCCAGAGGAGCTCCTCTCGGATCTGATAGAGCAGCAGAATGGAGGGAAACCCGTCCACGGGCCAGCTCCGGATGTTCGTGAGCGACGGATCATCGAAGAGCCTCACCCGGCCAACGTGCGGGAACTCAGTGAGAGCTTCAAGAGTGATGCTTATGGCGTCATAGAAGCGGGTGCCAGTATCGATGCTGTGGCGGAAGTAGTACTCGGCGATATGGTCGACATCAATCGCCGCACGAGGGCTGAGTTCGAAGCGCATCAACCCGCCTTGTTCCGCGTGTACCTGGCGACGAGCTCGGCTTTCTTGCGCTCCCAGTAAGCCCTGTCAGGAGCGATCCCGGGACCTTCCAACCCTTTGAGCAGCTCGACTTCGAGCTCCTTTTGGGTTGCCGGTACGCGGGGCAGTTCGATGAGTGACTCGGAGAGACTGATTGCTGCGCACTCTTCGAGTGTCAGACCACGAGCCTTTGCCCGCTCCGCAATGCGTGCTTCGAGGTCATCCGAAATCGATATGGTGATCTTGCGGGCCATGACTGATTATACGGGGCTGCTCACTGCGACCCCGCCGGCCTCTCCCGCTGCTGCTTCTCGCCCTGGCTCTCCTCCTTGATCAGCCCCAGCTGGCGGTAGCGTTCGCGGTACTTCTCGTCGAGCTTGGTCTGCTTGTTGGAGAGGTCCATGTCGCGACCATCGGAGTACGCTCGCTTGACGTGTGTGGTCACTTCCAGCGGGTTGCCAGTGGTGACGATCAGCACCGCGGCCTTGCCGACCTCGAGCGAGCCAACCTCGCGGTCGATGCCGAGGATCTGGGCCGGCCAGAGCGTGACGGACTTGAGCGCGGCGTCGGCGGGCAGGCCGTGGGCCTGGGCCATGGCGGCGTTGTAGGGCAGGTTGCGTTCGTGGGCGGTGTCGTCGTTGGTGGCGATGCAGAACCTGACGCCCGCGGCATGGAGGCGGGCGGGCAGGGTGTAGGCCTCGTCATAAGGCGCGTCGTCCTTGCGGGGCATGCGGTGCACGCCCTGGACGATCACGGGCACGTCGTGCTTCTTGAGGAGGTCGGCGCAGAGGGCGGCGTCGCGCCCGCCGACGATCACCGGCCTCAGCTTGCGGGTGACGGCGAAGGCCACGGCCGAAGTGATCTGGTCGACGTCGTTGGCGAGGATGAAGGTGCGGGCCTGGGCGCTCACCACATCGAGGGTTGGGGCGATGCCGACAGCGCTCTCACTCACCACCGGCTTGAGATCGGACGCAAACGCGGCGCTGCCGGGCAGCACCGCCCTCATCGCCTCCCACCGCAGGTCCGTCGGGTGGTTGGGGTCCGCGGCCTTCGCGCGGGCGTACGCCTCGGCGGCGTCGAAGGCGTCGGTGATGGTCTTGAGGTTCTGCCGGATCTCCCGCATCTGGTCTTCTTCGCTGCGGTCGTTCCACCACGCGGTGATCGCACGGGTGTTCGGCCACCGCACGGCGATCCCCAGGCTCGGGTTGAGCGTGAGCTCTTCGGTGGTCCAGCCCTCCATGCGGATGGCGGAGACCTGCCCGCTGATCACACCGCCCGCGGGGAAGACGCCGACGGTGAGCACGCCGTTGCTGCGCGTGACGGGGATGATCGTCGAGTCGGGGTTCACCGCTGTAGCTGCCCGCACCTCGGGCGTGATCGGGCTCGCGGCCTCCTCGAAGTCGATCGTCGCCCGCACGGCCTGGATCTCGGTCATGCCGATGTGCGTGTACGCGCCGATCAGGCCGGGGTACACGTGCCCATCGTTGGCGTCGATCAGCTTCCAGCCGCTCTTGGGCTGCTGGGCCGTCTTCTGCCACTCGTCGCTCGTGTAGATCGCGGTGATGCGGCCCTTCTCGAACACGATCGCGCCGTCGGCGATGTCGGGGCCGGAGACCGTGTGGATCGTCGCGTTGTGGATCGCGATGGGCTGGGCCTGCGGGGCGGACTTGATGGTGAGGTCTTGGGCCTTGCCGGTGCTCGTGAATGCAGCCATAGCACATAGCGCCGCGGCGACGTTCGCAACGAGCCCCGAATGAAGTGAGCGGGCCGGCCTTGTTGTTTCGATGCGTGCAGTTGTCATGGTGGTCTCGGTATCTGGCATGTCTCGACCCGTCACTTCGTTCCGGGCTCGTCGGCTACGTCTTCCGTGTTCACTCACTCGCTGACGATAACCTCGTCCTCGCCGCACTCGCCGGGCGTGTCGCCGGGACGCTTGCCGCTGGTGAAGAGGTTCATGTAGTAGTCGTAGCTGGCGTTGGCGTCCTGCGGCGGGCGGCGGCGGCGGCCACCGCCGGCGGGAGCGCCCTCGGGCCGGGCTGCGCCGTCTGCGCGGTCGCCCTCGGGCTTGTCGCCGTCGCTCTTCTTCTTGCCGTCGGCGAGGATCTTCTGGATCAGCCGCTCGCGCTCGCTGCGGATGGTCTCGCGGTGCTTGGCGTCTTGCTCGAGGGAGAACAGGCAGCGGCCGTCGACGTAGGTCTGCTCCGCCTTGCTGAAGGCCGAGAGCGGCTCGCCGGACCACACGACCAGGTCCGCGTCCTTTCCGGGCTCCAGCGAGCCGACCTTGCTGTCGATGCGCAGCTGCTTCGCGGGGTTGAGCGTGATGAACTTGAGGGCCTGCTCGGGCGTGATATTCCGCCCGTACTTCACGGCCTTCGCCGCGTCCACGTTCAGGCGGCGTGCCAGCTCGTTGCTGTCGCTGTTGTAGCTCACGAGCAGGCCCACGTCGTGCATGATCGGGAACGCGCCGGGGATCGCGTCCTGCACCTCCACCTTGTACGCCCACCAGTCGGCGAAGCCCGAGGCGCCGCCAGTGAACTGGAGCGCGCCGTCGGCGACCTTGTAGGCCTCGAGGGCGTGCTGGAGCGTGCCGATCTTGAAGTTGAAGTCGCGGGCGACGTTGAAGAGCATGACCATCTCGTCCTGCCGGTAGCTGTGGCAGTGGACGAGGCGCTCGCCGCGGAGGATTTCGGCGAGGGCTTCGAGCTCGAGGTCGCGGCGACGGGGTGGTTGTGCTGAACTGCGGAACTGATCGGTCACGCGCAGCTCGTCGTACTCCCGCGCGGCCGTGAACCGGTCGCGGATGATCTGCTCAACGCCCATGCGTGTGCTGGGGTAGCGGACGGGCCCGGTGCGCTGGCCGCCGCCGAAGT includes the following:
- a CDS encoding ATP-dependent DNA helicase; its protein translation is MADQLTRQQLEAVQHSGGPLIVLAGPGTGKTRTIIARVAHLIEQRGVEPESIVALTFTVKAAGQLRERLAGQVGALLADRVNVSTIHGFGHKLVRRFGDLLGLPPELELIDAAQSHRLLKDVIVTHGLFADSRAEGLRSLIANLEQVFAGIANRGLSHKQCTKFVHEWGVRLERAPRPPTAGALTELEYEAQQAEHAWFADAVLAMNFFAEARWKRGWVTFDDFLTLPLRLLREHQSALAICRGDYRAFVVDEFQDCNPAQIELLRLLSPPESRPDLCVVGDDDQAIYRFRGADEQAFRRFETIWPGPKVVPLTENYRSQPAIIAVGNAVIGRAQSRFRPDKTIVFPEKKVALPADQCGVECVRLEEEFQDAEVIAAMITGDRTATALAGQTRAWNRYAVIARGHGDLDRVAAALRLEGVPYERVKERSILDDAGVEDVLAWVEWLINPEASWAARRVLARPPYGVPAEAALSWELEYKGQASQWGAGREGVEEPGRFDEWLKVRAVEYPAVARAVELYQRLMTEVGSMRGDEAVFRVITATDAAHAELLPGRDRAERVAALVALIGLARDKQHRLEPPGDLAEFWRYLEELRSAAGAIPAVEGMSSVSETPATLDEDETAGGVQLLTAHSSKGLEFDTVFVPRVKAPYGFPCLRSDSGWEPPEGLFDSLDPRTEAERCADEERRLFYVACTRAERRLVLLSKPNKTVTKTVNYFDELTRTPGTPVSVHEARHILEEAAARGGVPASAIEVAGLDFKGRAAARQAGERARREARLAAARALELVDRGDVTPEQVTKAAEMLKGAAEQIALTAATQAAGQAPAWLLKQRPDLRPMGERLARLMKEENAADVSPESLLVKAMPAPLHLSYTTIYEYHNCARCWYLGRVLRLPQPYSDDANLGTVAHAALKTFYDRWAKADAEGLPRPGAEQLVTLARETFIATLGSRQVVDNEALEQLSAQMRLLMANLHHDGAQVLETERSIDFDYEVDGVAHRFTAKLDRIDLLPDGGVRVIDYKTGYASQRYLAPKKDDLQMGIYALALKLAKGLGWADGGDVRGVAEYWCLSTGERGTISFAELDEAKVRAQIDKAARGMLKGEFPCGDGCGGPCTLFGS
- a CDS encoding pitrilysin family protein is translated as MYTYAPVPAIVVSLAAFTSAFAQELPTDPRLVTGKLENGLTYIIRPHDVPKGRVELQIHFATGSMNETDRQRGIAHFVEHMAFNGSKNFEPGSLVPLFQSMGLQFGRDQNAYTNMTETVYQLSMPENNPELIAKGLLFFSDVTGRLSMLPEEIENERKIILEERTSRLGGMQRVRDYVMDRIVPGSLIGKRLTIGTAETIKSVNQQDFKDYWGTYYGAGNATLVVVGDVKPDEIKPMIEKAFGDLPKTGKPARQDMKVKPADKPYAIVASDKEITSGSVSISRVDLPKKAPRTVAEYRADLVEAMAASCFNSRMTDKVSRGGTSYLRLSASMSDQAHMLRECGVDATCEPAKWKGALSDAALELQRARKFGFTERELANVKKRMMSSAERAVQTESTTPSRGVIQGIISDIGREGVTMSAEQELNLLKEILPSITLAEVSSHFAKEMEPRNAAFVVTLPASADVPTEEQVLALGLKALTVEPTPEKEIARAEKLIDKLPEGGKVAESAVHEGAGVWNAWLSNGVRVHHKFMDERKDSVTISISLYGGELLETAENRGITNAAAVAFNSPATGKLTSSDIRELMTGKKVIVGGGGGGGGRRGGGGSLTEGVKLIVSGSPEDLESGMQLAYLMLTDPKVEEAAFSRWKTQTIQGIEASNKNPASFAARVRARTVYPESEVRLQPETVEQIQRIDLPAAQAWLKKLVTTSPIEVTIVGDLSRERAEELVAKYLGSLPKRERVSPSLYAKERKIERPKGERKTQATVASETEQAYVMCGFYGPNLTDVEDVRALALASRILSTRMVKEIREKEQLVYGIGTSASPASTIPGFGLVQAGATTDPEKVDALVAKVNAMFAEFAKEGPTDEEMTVAKNQIAKTYEDQVIQPQYWQGRLDQIDFKGVKIDDVLTEAAAIEALTNEQVKAAFAKYYKPDAAVVVTVKPEGGAKKDGGKKDEKTPVSAAPAKN
- a CDS encoding paraquat-inducible protein A — translated: MDQRRESRGLSWAGAFALAALILYPLAVSLPVMQLRKLGHVRDVTVWSGAVELLGSGHTAVGVLVFLCSIVIPLMKLLGIFLLGFESPWRGRGHQRLRTHRVIDWVGRWGMLDVLLVAVLVAAIKLGSWADISPGPGVIAFASVVVLSLLASAVFDVPRAQATVARGLEGGA
- a CDS encoding MlaD family protein, which gives rise to MKTESSATVVVAAPAPSQVALARSAEAGACEAKPVSRGGWRWLPWVVPLVAVVAAGLLAWQVMAGRGPLIAIDFDRGEGLAAGDPVTFRGVRVGEVRAVTLSPDLTKVRVEARLRKDAAGLAVEGSQFWVVRPEISAARVSGLDALLGPRYVECLPGQGARATRFTGLASPPARTIATDGALLVVVETSDRASLSVDSPVTYRGVRVGAVKSMALSANARVVEVTLAIEPAYRHLVRVNSRFWNAGGFSVDWGLKGPSLRMPTIEAAIGGGVAFATPTKAGEPVVGGERFVLAREAEKEWLEWAPVLER
- the atpG gene encoding ATP synthase F1 subunit gamma produces the protein MGKTREIKKRIKAVGNIRRITKTMQMIATSKFARAQQASTASKPYTEALFQLVTELAAGLGDMGHPLLDSGRARSGKPLTLVLTSDRGLCGPYNGAVLRSLMGLLRNTPGVRDGIIELVGRKGAGFLKFANVPVAQQHNQFGDKPSYDAVRALADEYINKFKSGEVSTVRVVYMKYISAGRQTPTAMQILPFQTPEAKPGADKAQGPNQVFEFSPSAGELLDDLLPAAVKALLFQAFNDAVVSEHVARMVAMKAATDNAGKMGKALTRKFNRARQAQITTELTEIISGAAALE
- a CDS encoding type II toxin-antitoxin system RelE/ParE family toxin; amino-acid sequence: MRFELSPRAAIDVDHIAEYYFRHSIDTGTRFYDAISITLEALTEFPHVGRVRLFDDPSLTNIRSWPVDGFPSILLLYQIREELLWVVRVLHASRDIEADLTAPI
- a CDS encoding amidohydrolase family protein — its product is MAAFTSTGKAQDLTIKSAPQAQPIAIHNATIHTVSGPDIADGAIVFEKGRITAIYTSDEWQKTAQQPKSGWKLIDANDGHVYPGLIGAYTHIGMTEIQAVRATIDFEEAASPITPEVRAATAVNPDSTIIPVTRSNGVLTVGVFPAGGVISGQVSAIRMEGWTTEELTLNPSLGIAVRWPNTRAITAWWNDRSEEDQMREIRQNLKTITDAFDAAEAYARAKAADPNHPTDLRWEAMRAVLPGSAAFASDLKPVVSESAVGIAPTLDVVSAQARTFILANDVDQITSAVAFAVTRKLRPVIVGGRDAALCADLLKKHDVPVIVQGVHRMPRKDDAPYDEAYTLPARLHAAGVRFCIATNDDTAHERNLPYNAAMAQAHGLPADAALKSVTLWPAQILGIDREVGSLEVGKAAVLIVTTGNPLEVTTHVKRAYSDGRDMDLSNKQTKLDEKYRERYRQLGLIKEESQGEKQQRERPAGSQ